tttactttAATCACTTTTAAAGAGGTAAAAAGACTTTAATAACtctagagttaactaatctagacttagagtttagagttaaggggtatGATAGGGTTTTGGAATGTGAAGTTTaggattataataaatatattaataaatactttaaaatttttgaattttttaaaaaaagtttcagaaagaaatttcgaatttcaaaaacaaaatttgaaaacaaactttgaaaacgaaattcaaaaacaaatcaataaatttttttataaaaaagttcaaatttgaaaacatataacttgaaaactataaataataatatttttttaatttatttaaataattatatatatatatgtatataaagcaatggtataataattttttctaaaataaagatatatgttatagaggtgaaaatgtTCCAATGTatgactctataatagagttcctctattttagaaaaaaaaatatagaggaaaGTTACTTTTTCCATCTACATTTAGAGGTGAATATagcatatctctatattttctcttataaatagaggaactctattatagaggcatacattggagcatttttgcctctataatagagtttctctattctagggaaaaatatagagataaaatagtaatgggttggagatggtcttagtgAATAATGTATTTGTGAAAATGTCTATTTAGTGAAGGTTGTTGGAACTTGTTTTTGACAAAATGGTTTAAGACCATTTTTCGGTAAGTTTCCGGGCGAAGACGTTCGTCAGAATAACCGTAGACACTATGAAGTAGTGTAACCACATGTCAAAATCTTAGTtcatttgaatgagaaatggtgGTCCAAAATCATTGACTTGGAAATCACAATTTGATTATGTTTGAAAAACTAGTGAATGTCCCACATGAAAATACGAGGTAAAAGTCCTCTTGTTTATATATGGAGaagtaataaaaaaacaaaaaaaactagtgTCATACACTGTGTTTTGTGTATAATGGTTAATTGTATCTCGAATAAAAGATGACAAAAATCATTAGATAATTGATCTCGACTAATCTCAAAAGATTATGTTCACTGTGATGACAAACTAGGATCCTTTTATTAAAAGTATGTCATGAGATCAAATTGTTATATCATCTAAAGAAATGGGTAGCCTATGAATTAAGATGAGGTTTTACGGTAATTCTACATAACTGACTGTAGATCCCAAGAAATAGGTTCAAGGAGACAACTAAATCAAACTAAATCTGCCCAAAGCACTGTAAGACTTCGGTCTATACTCAATTCCTATGATGATTAAACAGTGCTACATGTAAGGAATAGAGAATAAGCATTAGCTTTATGATTTGTGTCCATTGTTTTGAGATATGAATTGAGTAGTACATGAGACTCCTCTAAACAAAACTAATGGCAAATCACATTGTGAGGGTGATTAACCAGCTTTGTTCATGGCCAAAATGAACACAATAAGGAACTTAGTTCTGTGAGAGAATGAAATTGTGTTGTAGCTATTGTCTAGGTTTACACCAAAGCCCGggaggttcaagacatcatgacCACCTCATGGCCGAGTAAATCCGATAGCTATTAACAATGATTGGTTCAAGGCTGCAAAATTGCTACCAACTCATCATGCAGTGGATTTTTCGTTTGTACTCTCAAAAGTCCTTAGTTGAGTCTTGTCGAGTCTTGTCTAGGAAGTCAAGTATGTCGAGTCGTCTAGTGtctagagtcatttctattcatatgggggattgttggaactAGTTTTTGACAAAATGGTTTAAGACCATTTTTCAGTAAGTTTCCGAGCGAAGATGTTGGTCCAAATAACCGTGGACACTATGAAGTAGTGTAACCACATGTCAAAATCTTAGTTTGTTTGAATGAGAAATGTTGGTCCAAAATCATTGACTTGGAAAGCTTATAAAGCTTGACAATTTGACTATGTTTGAAAAACTAGTAAATGTCTCACTTTAAAATACGAGATGGAAGTCTTCTTGTTTATATGgagaaataataaaatggttcatgaccatataaatatactatgatatattggtaaaaagataTAGTCGATTAAAATGTGTTTGCACATTAAACCGAGTTAACCAAATTAAATTTGGAAAAGACTAGTTTggaattaaaaattaatttgataaatagACAACTAGTCTAATACCCTAATAATGTTTTGGGTCAAATTCAAATTAATGttatgattcaaaaatatattttccattgATTGTAAAAGACGTTGTCATTGACTCTCATAATGATCGGTTGGAATTTAATTATTTGAGTTAATGTGTacgttttatttttaagttattgCTTTTGGAACAAGAATATAAAAAGCACTTCTCCTATATAATATTGGTATtgtaattttgatttatgtttttattatctttatataaatattagttgtTTCCAATGTagtaaaataaggtttttacaaaggtaaacatgaaaatttccCGAATTTTATAgacaaaatatatagtaattagaagaaaaaacataACCATCTAACACATACCCAGAAAGGGATTATACCTTTGCTGGTTATGTTGTAAGAACTGTTGAAAATCTATCATTAATCTaccagatgacaaaaaaaaaaaaaaacacatacccACGGTCTTTCTTCTGTCCATgacctcttcttctcttcctctgtaCTTTTATACTAGAGATTAATCTGCGCTACGCGCAGAActatattaattttcaaatgTTAATTATCTAACTATTCTTATTGTTTTATAGCAGATagtaatactaaaatatatttttaatatattatttacttattatttattttatttaacatttttcagatagatagttaatatacattttctacttcttatattatatattttttattatttatttcttctatattgtgtatttacttatactAATATTACGTtagatatttaatgtaatattcttatttcttatattgtacatttaattattgtttcgttttttattattatgttttatatttatttattccaataatttttactttatattaaataaaaatattgagatAATATTTTAACctcatatttgtatttcttctactgcatatttacttattatttatttttttcttatattgcatatttacttattctaatattacggttgatgtttaatgtaatatttatattattatattgtatatttactgattatttattttagtaaaaaaaatttagatagatgtttaatttaattattatattacttatattatatatttacttatttttttatttttcttatattttctatatactcattctaatttttttgcttttatattaaatgataatattacgataaacgtttaatgtaatatttatatttattatattgtatatttacttattatttatttttatatcatacatttatttataaaaatatttggaaataataaaaatgtaaaagtatacatttttcacatagatttttaatgtagttttccattttttatattgtatatttacttattatttattatttttagggCTTTATTCTTTATTGTTTCTTAtactgtatatttacttattctaattttattacttttatatctaatggtaatataatgataaatttttaatgtaatatttccatttttataccgtatatttattttactatacatttttcagatcgatttgtaaatttttttttcctgcatttatattgattttcaaatgttatattatttattctaattttcttccttttatatcaaatgataatattataatagtcttttaatgtaatatttccttaatatttattttattatacattttacaGATAGATTTTTAACGaactttttctatttcttatacaatatttttattttttattttttcaatattgtatatttactaattttaaTATTACCCTAGATGTTTCTTGTAAAACCAAACATGGTGGAACCGGAAGAAAGGCTTTGGATGAAAGGTAAATTTTCATCCACCATGTTTACTGTTTGAATtggatttgtaataatatttttggaaaattacatgtttaccactttcatgctaccacttcatttttaccaccagtaaatggacattttcaaaaatctaattaacatcaatatatatttttaaaccaaatctaatttatctttatatgtttatggttaattaattatatgtgcTAATATTTGTATGCATACACATGTCCTGACAAATCAAAGTTAAACTATACATGTGcttttagttatatatactaACTATCGGATATTGCtttttcgggttgaaaagcctggAGTGATATTCaataggagcgttggtgttctttggttgttggtctaaggtgatcggaagtattctgagaTCCTCGGATCaaccatcgaggaacatcgaccgtgtcattttcggtcatctacgatcgggggtgtcacagttATGGCTCGGGTATTGCCTGAGAAGTTGTGGTCTGTAACTTTCACACAGAACTTATGTGTCTGTCCAATGGTACTGATCAGAGCTTCCGGGACAGGCATCTCATGGTCAGCTCCTTCGCTTTTATTAGCCTTACAATCAATTATAATAGTGTCAGCTTAGTCACTTGAGAGATCAGCAACAATGACGAAAAAATGCATTTGAGATTATAAACTGATGCTCAGTTACCTCAAAGTAGCTGCTAACTAACTCGGATGCGGGCCTCCAGTCAACTCACGCCAGCATCTCCAAGTAGGACAAAAAAAGCTTGTTCACTGTTGTCATAAACAGAAATCTTTGCCCGGTACCTGTTGTGAAAGAATAAGAAACTAACGTCAAAAATGCAATAATCAAAAACTAATACTATTGAAACCGTAATTGAATATTAAAGCGAGATAACATACTGTGGAACGCCAGCTGTGTTAACCTTCCCACATTTTGTGTTTGTACAAATCAACGAACTTGGGCCGTTGGTAGCCTTAGAATGGCACTCACTGCATGCAATGTAGTACCAAGGAGAGCCATGAACAACATCATCAATCGTAGCCGTGCACTCAAAAAAGGCAGCCTGCGAAAGTTTATAAACATGAGATTAAAATATATCAGTGTTTCAAAATGAGTAAGTAATACAGCTTTACTTTTACCTTTGCAGATTCCTGAGTCATATAGGAGAATATATCTGCTATAGTCAGTGTCTCACGCTTAGTGATGACGTCTGCGCTAACTTGATTAGCAATCTTTGGGTTAGAGCCCAGcctgaaacaaaataaaaagcagTGCTTCAGTCAATCACTGCTATAAGTGTAAGTTTACGCTTCAGATGAATCTGTATAGAATAGATGCTGAAGACGGATATACATACCAGGTGAAATAATCCCTGGTTTGTTGGACATCATAGTCCATGAAGACCCGTGTGGAGGACATAGAGGATAGGGCAAGGGTACCTGTTCAATAATGTAAGAATCGTTAAAAAGGATTGAGTGAAAATTAACAACTATTGATAAAGAAGAAAACGTTTTAGGAATGGTAAATAATTACCTCCGAGACGTTTAGTGTTAACAATTGTGACCAAAAGCACTGTCGGAGTGTTTTCACAGGAGTTGAATTTCTTGCAAAAGTCTGTTGCAGCCTGGTCCCAAAGGTAGAGCTTCATCACAGGTCCACTGCAAAAATAAACTCATAGGTATTTAAGAACTACCGGGAGATGATTACTTGAAATAAAAGAACACACTTACTCATGCGACTGCACATGAATCATAATATGCCGAGTGGTAGCGATCTTCATATCGTCAAGGCTGGGACGCACAATAAGAGTCTGTCCATCGACCAGCTTCATGTGGCCAATAACATCTATAACATTTACACGAAAAGAGTAAGTTATATGACTAATAAAACTCTAGAAACCAAATATTTGAACTACTTATTTAACccttaaaatatagatttttttaccTAAGCAGGAGGATTTCTACACACAAAGTAATGTAACTGAGAGATGATTTCTAAAACTAATATGCTTACCGTAGAGGTCACCTTTGAGATCACAGTTGGCTTCAAAATCTTCGTATGAATGAAACCTGAAACAGTCTTCATCAAAAAGATGGGAATCTCGTGAAGAACCGACATTTCAGAGTTCCATGCGAAAGACACGGTTGCGAAATGATCAGCAACCCGATACACCGGTTTGTTTTTCAATCCGTAGAAATTGATGATTTTGTAAACTGATCCGCGTTTCATCTCAGGCAAGTACTTCTTAATTCGCCCCGGTGGGATGAAT
Above is a window of Brassica napus cultivar Da-Ae chromosome A10, Da-Ae, whole genome shotgun sequence DNA encoding:
- the LOC125579272 gene encoding uncharacterized protein LOC125579272; this encodes MAMKRNGKSHVSSDSDEKFISFKDVSLGPHEAQLRFRLIHFWEARNPVKKTLIGLEMLLIDEQGTVIQGFIPPGRIKKYLPEMKRGSVYKIINFYGLKNKPVYRVADHFATVSFAWNSEMSVLHEIPIFLMKTVSGFIHTKILKPTVISKVTSTKSSCLDVIGHMKLVDGQTLIVRPSLDDMKIATTRHIMIHVQSHDGPVMKLYLWDQAATDFCKKFNSCENTPTVLLVTIVNTKRLGGTLALSSMSSTRVFMDYDVQQTRDYFTWLGSNPKIANQVSADVITKRETLTIADIFSYMTQESAKAAFFECTATIDDVVHGSPWYYIACSECHSKATNGPSSLICTNTKCGKVNTAGVPQYRAKISVYDNSEQAFFVLLGDAGVS